One window from the genome of Solea solea chromosome 13, fSolSol10.1, whole genome shotgun sequence encodes:
- the lipeb gene encoding hormone-sensitive lipase isoform X2 produces the protein MSSIGNDRLIYRGEETDKDKALNSEAAVMDTKAVFAALYSVCEENTTFFSGGGKGSQGDAARRLVDAMSSIQEHARSLEPVVSGFAAVYHHFDFDPHIPANGYRSLVKVLRCCLLHIIHKGRYITANRRSIFFRLAHNAGEIEAYCNALCQLRALLYLAQRMLHDNSHGNLFFQDESGLSESFVREYSSMHKGCFYGRCLGFQFTPAIRPSLQTIAIGLVAFGENYKRHQSGIGVAASSFFTSGKYAIDPELRGAEFERITQNLDVHFWKAFWNITETEVLSSLASMTSTTVKVNRALSVPPVPFDLPLAANHRASVTIAPPSAHIGTAPVQMRLISYDLREGQDSETLLSLCRSEGGAISLSLGLKAKRLPSSPCLLLHFHGGGFVAQTSKSHEPYLKSWSQDLGVPILSVDYSLAPEAPFPRALEECFYAYCWALRNHHLLGWTGEKICLAGDSAGGNLSLTTSMRAAAFGVRMPDGIVAAYPATLLTAYASPSRLLTLMDPLLPLSVLSRCLSAYAGNEPQTEKQVEKVSTLSLVRRDTALLLRDFRQGASNWIHSFLDSSRASSSPSEAAEATPGATDAMRKSVSEAAFSSPHADPPVAAEAPEFATRKLSVKSQTCQDLGAHNSKSTFQIAPLILEEDTTEDVNFFLCKDPDPSVLSDLSLVAIPPPAGEEVSESAVSREFPRGFEPLRSEQPAEMRMQSSPVVKDPFCSPLLAPDSLLKGLPPVHLVACALDPMLDDSVMFAKRLRTLDQPVTLCVVDDLPHGFLSLSQLSRETREAADVCVERIRAVFTQEDTPPEPRKHRKLERTDGGLSAFSGEAASLFIGPVEEEEDAVCCGVKDIDEEDLVTVAAQCNTDAGEIGA, from the exons ATGAGTAGTATCGGTAATGACAGGCTGATATACAGAGG AGAGGAGACAGACAAGGACAAAGCCTTGAACTCAGAAGCTGCTG TGATGGACACCAAGGCAGTGTTTGCGGCCCTGTACAGTGTGTGCGAAGAAAACACCACATTCTTCTCTGGAGGAGGCAAGGGCTCGCAGGGAGATGCGGCGCGGCGACTGGTGGACGCAATGAGCTCCATCCAGGAGCACGCTCGCAGTCTGGAGCCGGTCGTCTCTGGCTTCGCCGCCGTTTACCACCATTTTGACTTTGACCCACACATACCTGCTAACGGCTATCGTTCATTAGTCAAG GTGTTGCGTTGCTGCCTTCTCCACATCATCCACAAGGGGCGCTACATCACTGCCAACCGCCGCAGCATCTTTTTCCGATTAGCACACAACGCGGGGGAGATAGAGGCCTACTGCAATGCCCTGTGCCAGCTGCGCGCCCTGCTCTACTTGGCTCAGCGTATGCTGCACGACAACAGCCACGGTAACCTGTTCTTCCAGGACGAAAGTGGCCTCAGCGAGAGCTTTGTCCGTGAATACTCGTCCATGCACAAGGGCTGCTTCTACGGCCGCTGCCTGGGCTTTCAG TTTACTCCAGCTATCCGGCCCTCCCTCCAGACCATTGCTATTGGACTTGTGGCCTTTGGAGAAAACTACAAGCGTCATCAGTCAGGAATAG GTGTAGCAGCCAGCTCTTTCTTCACCTCAGGGAAATACGCCATTGACCCAGAGTTGAGAGGGGCAGAGTTTGAGCGCATTACCCAAAACCTTGACGTTCATTTTTGGAAGGCCTTCTGGAACATTACTGAGACTGAGGTCCTGTCG AGTCTCGCCAGCATGACATCCACCACAGTTAAGGTGAACCGGGCTCTCTCCGTGCCCCCTGTGCCCTTTGACCTTCCCTtggcagccaatcacagagcgtCTGTAACTATCGCTCCACCATCGGCTCACATCGGCACCGCTCCAGTCCAGATGAGGCTCATCTCTTATGACTTGCGTGAAGGACAG GACAGTGAAACTCTTCTATCTCTCTGCCGCTCTGAGGGAGGAGCCATCTCTCTGTCGCTGGGGCTGAAAGCCAAGCGCCTCCCTTCTTCTCCGTGCTTGCTGCTCCACTTCCATGGAGGAGGCTTTGTGGCGCAGACCTCCAAGTCACATGAG CCTTATCTGAAGAGTTGGTCCCAGGACCTTGGTGTCCCCATCTTGTCAGTGGACTACTCTCTGGCTCCTGAGGCCCCCTTCCCCAGGGCGTTGGAGGAGTGTTTCTATGCTTACTGCTGGGCTCTGAGAAACCACCACCTATTAG GCTGGACTGGAGAGAAAATATGTCTGGCTGGGGACAGTGCGGGAGGCAATCTGTCCTTGACTACATCGATGCGCGCTGCTGCCTTTGGCGTGCGAATGCCAGATGGTATCGTGGCAGCCTACCCAGCTACCCTGCTGACTGCCTACGCATCGCCCTCTCGTCTACTCACACTTATGGATCCCCTGCTTCCACTCAGTGTGCTCTCCAGGTGTCTCAGCGCCTACGCAG GCAATGAGCCGCAGACTGAGAAGCAGGTAGAGAAAGTGAGCACACTGAGCCTGGTGAGGAGAGACACGGCACTGCTGCTGCGAGATTTCCGACAGGGAGCCTCCAACTGGATCCACTCGTTCCTGGATTCCAGCAGAGCCTCGTCTTCTCCCAGCGAAGCTGCAGAGGCGACACCAGGTGCCACtg ATGCAATGAGAAAGAGTGTCTCAGAGGCagccttctcctctcctcatgCCGACCCTCCCGTCGCCGCCGAGGCCCCCGAGTTCGCCACCAGGAAATTATCTGTGAAGAGCCAGACATGCCAGGACCTGGGAGCTCACAACAGCAAATCCACTTTTCAAATTGCACCACTGATCTTGGAGGAGGACACT acagaggatgTGAATTTCTTCCTCTGCAAGGACCCAGACCCCTCTGTGTTGAGTGACCTGTCTTTGGTGGCTATACCGCCACCTGCTGGGGAGGAGGTGTCTGAGTCTGCGGTCTCGAGAGAGTTTCCACGGGGTTTTGAGCCACTGCGTTCAGAGCAGCCGGCCGAGATGAGGATGCAGAGCTCTCCTGTGGTCAAAGATCCTTTCTGCTCGCCTCTTCTGGCCCCTGATAGTTTGCTGAAAGGACTGCCTCCTGTTCACCTAGTG GCTTGTGCGTTGGACCCCATGCTGGACGACTCCGTCATGTTTGCCAAGCGTCTAAGGACCCTGGATCAGCCCGTTACTCTGTGTGTGGTGGACGACCTCCCCCACGGCTTCCTCAGCCTCTCGCAGCTCTCCAGGGAGACGAGGGAGGCCGCCGACGTCTGCGTGGAGCGGATTCGCGCCGTCTTCACCCAGGAGGACACTCCCCCGGAGCCACGCAAGCACCGGAAGCTGGAACGGACCGACGGGGGTCTGTCAGCCTTTTCCGGAGAAGCGGCCTCTCTCTTCATTGGACCCgttgaagaagaggaggacgcTGTCTGTTGCGGGGTCAAAGATATTGACGAAGAGGACTTAGTTACTGTTGCGGCCCAGTGCAACACTGATGCTGGTGAAATTGGAGCTTAA
- the lipeb gene encoding hormone-sensitive lipase isoform X1 — MASNKKSGGSSRLEKGVNGRRSTKHRESPVVMDTKAVFAALYSVCEENTTFFSGGGKGSQGDAARRLVDAMSSIQEHARSLEPVVSGFAAVYHHFDFDPHIPANGYRSLVKVLRCCLLHIIHKGRYITANRRSIFFRLAHNAGEIEAYCNALCQLRALLYLAQRMLHDNSHGNLFFQDESGLSESFVREYSSMHKGCFYGRCLGFQFTPAIRPSLQTIAIGLVAFGENYKRHQSGIGVAASSFFTSGKYAIDPELRGAEFERITQNLDVHFWKAFWNITETEVLSSLASMTSTTVKVNRALSVPPVPFDLPLAANHRASVTIAPPSAHIGTAPVQMRLISYDLREGQDSETLLSLCRSEGGAISLSLGLKAKRLPSSPCLLLHFHGGGFVAQTSKSHEPYLKSWSQDLGVPILSVDYSLAPEAPFPRALEECFYAYCWALRNHHLLGWTGEKICLAGDSAGGNLSLTTSMRAAAFGVRMPDGIVAAYPATLLTAYASPSRLLTLMDPLLPLSVLSRCLSAYAGNEPQTEKQVEKVSTLSLVRRDTALLLRDFRQGASNWIHSFLDSSRASSSPSEAAEATPGATDAMRKSVSEAAFSSPHADPPVAAEAPEFATRKLSVKSQTCQDLGAHNSKSTFQIAPLILEEDTTEDVNFFLCKDPDPSVLSDLSLVAIPPPAGEEVSESAVSREFPRGFEPLRSEQPAEMRMQSSPVVKDPFCSPLLAPDSLLKGLPPVHLVACALDPMLDDSVMFAKRLRTLDQPVTLCVVDDLPHGFLSLSQLSRETREAADVCVERIRAVFTQEDTPPEPRKHRKLERTDGGLSAFSGEAASLFIGPVEEEEDAVCCGVKDIDEEDLVTVAAQCNTDAGEIGA; from the exons TGATGGACACCAAGGCAGTGTTTGCGGCCCTGTACAGTGTGTGCGAAGAAAACACCACATTCTTCTCTGGAGGAGGCAAGGGCTCGCAGGGAGATGCGGCGCGGCGACTGGTGGACGCAATGAGCTCCATCCAGGAGCACGCTCGCAGTCTGGAGCCGGTCGTCTCTGGCTTCGCCGCCGTTTACCACCATTTTGACTTTGACCCACACATACCTGCTAACGGCTATCGTTCATTAGTCAAG GTGTTGCGTTGCTGCCTTCTCCACATCATCCACAAGGGGCGCTACATCACTGCCAACCGCCGCAGCATCTTTTTCCGATTAGCACACAACGCGGGGGAGATAGAGGCCTACTGCAATGCCCTGTGCCAGCTGCGCGCCCTGCTCTACTTGGCTCAGCGTATGCTGCACGACAACAGCCACGGTAACCTGTTCTTCCAGGACGAAAGTGGCCTCAGCGAGAGCTTTGTCCGTGAATACTCGTCCATGCACAAGGGCTGCTTCTACGGCCGCTGCCTGGGCTTTCAG TTTACTCCAGCTATCCGGCCCTCCCTCCAGACCATTGCTATTGGACTTGTGGCCTTTGGAGAAAACTACAAGCGTCATCAGTCAGGAATAG GTGTAGCAGCCAGCTCTTTCTTCACCTCAGGGAAATACGCCATTGACCCAGAGTTGAGAGGGGCAGAGTTTGAGCGCATTACCCAAAACCTTGACGTTCATTTTTGGAAGGCCTTCTGGAACATTACTGAGACTGAGGTCCTGTCG AGTCTCGCCAGCATGACATCCACCACAGTTAAGGTGAACCGGGCTCTCTCCGTGCCCCCTGTGCCCTTTGACCTTCCCTtggcagccaatcacagagcgtCTGTAACTATCGCTCCACCATCGGCTCACATCGGCACCGCTCCAGTCCAGATGAGGCTCATCTCTTATGACTTGCGTGAAGGACAG GACAGTGAAACTCTTCTATCTCTCTGCCGCTCTGAGGGAGGAGCCATCTCTCTGTCGCTGGGGCTGAAAGCCAAGCGCCTCCCTTCTTCTCCGTGCTTGCTGCTCCACTTCCATGGAGGAGGCTTTGTGGCGCAGACCTCCAAGTCACATGAG CCTTATCTGAAGAGTTGGTCCCAGGACCTTGGTGTCCCCATCTTGTCAGTGGACTACTCTCTGGCTCCTGAGGCCCCCTTCCCCAGGGCGTTGGAGGAGTGTTTCTATGCTTACTGCTGGGCTCTGAGAAACCACCACCTATTAG GCTGGACTGGAGAGAAAATATGTCTGGCTGGGGACAGTGCGGGAGGCAATCTGTCCTTGACTACATCGATGCGCGCTGCTGCCTTTGGCGTGCGAATGCCAGATGGTATCGTGGCAGCCTACCCAGCTACCCTGCTGACTGCCTACGCATCGCCCTCTCGTCTACTCACACTTATGGATCCCCTGCTTCCACTCAGTGTGCTCTCCAGGTGTCTCAGCGCCTACGCAG GCAATGAGCCGCAGACTGAGAAGCAGGTAGAGAAAGTGAGCACACTGAGCCTGGTGAGGAGAGACACGGCACTGCTGCTGCGAGATTTCCGACAGGGAGCCTCCAACTGGATCCACTCGTTCCTGGATTCCAGCAGAGCCTCGTCTTCTCCCAGCGAAGCTGCAGAGGCGACACCAGGTGCCACtg ATGCAATGAGAAAGAGTGTCTCAGAGGCagccttctcctctcctcatgCCGACCCTCCCGTCGCCGCCGAGGCCCCCGAGTTCGCCACCAGGAAATTATCTGTGAAGAGCCAGACATGCCAGGACCTGGGAGCTCACAACAGCAAATCCACTTTTCAAATTGCACCACTGATCTTGGAGGAGGACACT acagaggatgTGAATTTCTTCCTCTGCAAGGACCCAGACCCCTCTGTGTTGAGTGACCTGTCTTTGGTGGCTATACCGCCACCTGCTGGGGAGGAGGTGTCTGAGTCTGCGGTCTCGAGAGAGTTTCCACGGGGTTTTGAGCCACTGCGTTCAGAGCAGCCGGCCGAGATGAGGATGCAGAGCTCTCCTGTGGTCAAAGATCCTTTCTGCTCGCCTCTTCTGGCCCCTGATAGTTTGCTGAAAGGACTGCCTCCTGTTCACCTAGTG GCTTGTGCGTTGGACCCCATGCTGGACGACTCCGTCATGTTTGCCAAGCGTCTAAGGACCCTGGATCAGCCCGTTACTCTGTGTGTGGTGGACGACCTCCCCCACGGCTTCCTCAGCCTCTCGCAGCTCTCCAGGGAGACGAGGGAGGCCGCCGACGTCTGCGTGGAGCGGATTCGCGCCGTCTTCACCCAGGAGGACACTCCCCCGGAGCCACGCAAGCACCGGAAGCTGGAACGGACCGACGGGGGTCTGTCAGCCTTTTCCGGAGAAGCGGCCTCTCTCTTCATTGGACCCgttgaagaagaggaggacgcTGTCTGTTGCGGGGTCAAAGATATTGACGAAGAGGACTTAGTTACTGTTGCGGCCCAGTGCAACACTGATGCTGGTGAAATTGGAGCTTAA
- the lipeb gene encoding hormone-sensitive lipase isoform X3, with translation MASNKKSGGSSRLEKGVNGRRSTKHRESPVVMDTKAVFAALYSVCEENTTFFSGGGKGSQGDAARRLVDAMSSIQEHARSLEPVVSGFAAVYHHFDFDPHIPANGYRSLVKVLRCCLLHIIHKGRYITANRRSIFFRLAHNAGEIEAYCNALCQLRALLYLAQRMLHDNSHGNLFFQDESGLSESFVREYSSMHKGCFYGRCLGFQFTPAIRPSLQTIAIGLVAFGENYKRHQSGIGVAASSFFTSGKYAIDPELRGAEFERITQNLDVHFWKAFWNITETEVLSSLASMTSTTVKVNRALSVPPVPFDLPLAANHRASVTIAPPSAHIGTAPVQMRLISYDLREGQDSETLLSLCRSEGGAISLSLGLKAKRLPSSPCLLLHFHGGGFVAQTSKSHEPYLKSWSQDLGVPILSVDYSLAPEAPFPRALEECFYAYCWALRNHHLLGWTGEKICLAGDSAGGNLSLTTSMRAAAFGVRMPDGIVAAYPATLLTAYASPSRLLTLMDPLLPLSVLSRCLSAYAGNEPQTEKQVEKVSTLSLVRRDTALLLRDFRQGASNWIHSFLDSSRASSSPSEAAEATPDAMRKSVSEAAFSSPHADPPVAAEAPEFATRKLSVKSQTCQDLGAHNSKSTFQIAPLILEEDTTEDVNFFLCKDPDPSVLSDLSLVAIPPPAGEEVSESAVSREFPRGFEPLRSEQPAEMRMQSSPVVKDPFCSPLLAPDSLLKGLPPVHLVACALDPMLDDSVMFAKRLRTLDQPVTLCVVDDLPHGFLSLSQLSRETREAADVCVERIRAVFTQEDTPPEPRKHRKLERTDGGLSAFSGEAASLFIGPVEEEEDAVCCGVKDIDEEDLVTVAAQCNTDAGEIGA, from the exons TGATGGACACCAAGGCAGTGTTTGCGGCCCTGTACAGTGTGTGCGAAGAAAACACCACATTCTTCTCTGGAGGAGGCAAGGGCTCGCAGGGAGATGCGGCGCGGCGACTGGTGGACGCAATGAGCTCCATCCAGGAGCACGCTCGCAGTCTGGAGCCGGTCGTCTCTGGCTTCGCCGCCGTTTACCACCATTTTGACTTTGACCCACACATACCTGCTAACGGCTATCGTTCATTAGTCAAG GTGTTGCGTTGCTGCCTTCTCCACATCATCCACAAGGGGCGCTACATCACTGCCAACCGCCGCAGCATCTTTTTCCGATTAGCACACAACGCGGGGGAGATAGAGGCCTACTGCAATGCCCTGTGCCAGCTGCGCGCCCTGCTCTACTTGGCTCAGCGTATGCTGCACGACAACAGCCACGGTAACCTGTTCTTCCAGGACGAAAGTGGCCTCAGCGAGAGCTTTGTCCGTGAATACTCGTCCATGCACAAGGGCTGCTTCTACGGCCGCTGCCTGGGCTTTCAG TTTACTCCAGCTATCCGGCCCTCCCTCCAGACCATTGCTATTGGACTTGTGGCCTTTGGAGAAAACTACAAGCGTCATCAGTCAGGAATAG GTGTAGCAGCCAGCTCTTTCTTCACCTCAGGGAAATACGCCATTGACCCAGAGTTGAGAGGGGCAGAGTTTGAGCGCATTACCCAAAACCTTGACGTTCATTTTTGGAAGGCCTTCTGGAACATTACTGAGACTGAGGTCCTGTCG AGTCTCGCCAGCATGACATCCACCACAGTTAAGGTGAACCGGGCTCTCTCCGTGCCCCCTGTGCCCTTTGACCTTCCCTtggcagccaatcacagagcgtCTGTAACTATCGCTCCACCATCGGCTCACATCGGCACCGCTCCAGTCCAGATGAGGCTCATCTCTTATGACTTGCGTGAAGGACAG GACAGTGAAACTCTTCTATCTCTCTGCCGCTCTGAGGGAGGAGCCATCTCTCTGTCGCTGGGGCTGAAAGCCAAGCGCCTCCCTTCTTCTCCGTGCTTGCTGCTCCACTTCCATGGAGGAGGCTTTGTGGCGCAGACCTCCAAGTCACATGAG CCTTATCTGAAGAGTTGGTCCCAGGACCTTGGTGTCCCCATCTTGTCAGTGGACTACTCTCTGGCTCCTGAGGCCCCCTTCCCCAGGGCGTTGGAGGAGTGTTTCTATGCTTACTGCTGGGCTCTGAGAAACCACCACCTATTAG GCTGGACTGGAGAGAAAATATGTCTGGCTGGGGACAGTGCGGGAGGCAATCTGTCCTTGACTACATCGATGCGCGCTGCTGCCTTTGGCGTGCGAATGCCAGATGGTATCGTGGCAGCCTACCCAGCTACCCTGCTGACTGCCTACGCATCGCCCTCTCGTCTACTCACACTTATGGATCCCCTGCTTCCACTCAGTGTGCTCTCCAGGTGTCTCAGCGCCTACGCAG GCAATGAGCCGCAGACTGAGAAGCAGGTAGAGAAAGTGAGCACACTGAGCCTGGTGAGGAGAGACACGGCACTGCTGCTGCGAGATTTCCGACAGGGAGCCTCCAACTGGATCCACTCGTTCCTGGATTCCAGCAGAGCCTCGTCTTCTCCCAGCGAAGCTGCAGAGGCGACACCAG ATGCAATGAGAAAGAGTGTCTCAGAGGCagccttctcctctcctcatgCCGACCCTCCCGTCGCCGCCGAGGCCCCCGAGTTCGCCACCAGGAAATTATCTGTGAAGAGCCAGACATGCCAGGACCTGGGAGCTCACAACAGCAAATCCACTTTTCAAATTGCACCACTGATCTTGGAGGAGGACACT acagaggatgTGAATTTCTTCCTCTGCAAGGACCCAGACCCCTCTGTGTTGAGTGACCTGTCTTTGGTGGCTATACCGCCACCTGCTGGGGAGGAGGTGTCTGAGTCTGCGGTCTCGAGAGAGTTTCCACGGGGTTTTGAGCCACTGCGTTCAGAGCAGCCGGCCGAGATGAGGATGCAGAGCTCTCCTGTGGTCAAAGATCCTTTCTGCTCGCCTCTTCTGGCCCCTGATAGTTTGCTGAAAGGACTGCCTCCTGTTCACCTAGTG GCTTGTGCGTTGGACCCCATGCTGGACGACTCCGTCATGTTTGCCAAGCGTCTAAGGACCCTGGATCAGCCCGTTACTCTGTGTGTGGTGGACGACCTCCCCCACGGCTTCCTCAGCCTCTCGCAGCTCTCCAGGGAGACGAGGGAGGCCGCCGACGTCTGCGTGGAGCGGATTCGCGCCGTCTTCACCCAGGAGGACACTCCCCCGGAGCCACGCAAGCACCGGAAGCTGGAACGGACCGACGGGGGTCTGTCAGCCTTTTCCGGAGAAGCGGCCTCTCTCTTCATTGGACCCgttgaagaagaggaggacgcTGTCTGTTGCGGGGTCAAAGATATTGACGAAGAGGACTTAGTTACTGTTGCGGCCCAGTGCAACACTGATGCTGGTGAAATTGGAGCTTAA
- the lipeb gene encoding hormone-sensitive lipase isoform X4 has product MDTKAVFAALYSVCEENTTFFSGGGKGSQGDAARRLVDAMSSIQEHARSLEPVVSGFAAVYHHFDFDPHIPANGYRSLVKVLRCCLLHIIHKGRYITANRRSIFFRLAHNAGEIEAYCNALCQLRALLYLAQRMLHDNSHGNLFFQDESGLSESFVREYSSMHKGCFYGRCLGFQFTPAIRPSLQTIAIGLVAFGENYKRHQSGIGVAASSFFTSGKYAIDPELRGAEFERITQNLDVHFWKAFWNITETEVLSSLASMTSTTVKVNRALSVPPVPFDLPLAANHRASVTIAPPSAHIGTAPVQMRLISYDLREGQDSETLLSLCRSEGGAISLSLGLKAKRLPSSPCLLLHFHGGGFVAQTSKSHEPYLKSWSQDLGVPILSVDYSLAPEAPFPRALEECFYAYCWALRNHHLLGWTGEKICLAGDSAGGNLSLTTSMRAAAFGVRMPDGIVAAYPATLLTAYASPSRLLTLMDPLLPLSVLSRCLSAYAGNEPQTEKQVEKVSTLSLVRRDTALLLRDFRQGASNWIHSFLDSSRASSSPSEAAEATPGATDAMRKSVSEAAFSSPHADPPVAAEAPEFATRKLSVKSQTCQDLGAHNSKSTFQIAPLILEEDTTEDVNFFLCKDPDPSVLSDLSLVAIPPPAGEEVSESAVSREFPRGFEPLRSEQPAEMRMQSSPVVKDPFCSPLLAPDSLLKGLPPVHLVACALDPMLDDSVMFAKRLRTLDQPVTLCVVDDLPHGFLSLSQLSRETREAADVCVERIRAVFTQEDTPPEPRKHRKLERTDGGLSAFSGEAASLFIGPVEEEEDAVCCGVKDIDEEDLVTVAAQCNTDAGEIGA; this is encoded by the exons ATGGACACCAAGGCAGTGTTTGCGGCCCTGTACAGTGTGTGCGAAGAAAACACCACATTCTTCTCTGGAGGAGGCAAGGGCTCGCAGGGAGATGCGGCGCGGCGACTGGTGGACGCAATGAGCTCCATCCAGGAGCACGCTCGCAGTCTGGAGCCGGTCGTCTCTGGCTTCGCCGCCGTTTACCACCATTTTGACTTTGACCCACACATACCTGCTAACGGCTATCGTTCATTAGTCAAG GTGTTGCGTTGCTGCCTTCTCCACATCATCCACAAGGGGCGCTACATCACTGCCAACCGCCGCAGCATCTTTTTCCGATTAGCACACAACGCGGGGGAGATAGAGGCCTACTGCAATGCCCTGTGCCAGCTGCGCGCCCTGCTCTACTTGGCTCAGCGTATGCTGCACGACAACAGCCACGGTAACCTGTTCTTCCAGGACGAAAGTGGCCTCAGCGAGAGCTTTGTCCGTGAATACTCGTCCATGCACAAGGGCTGCTTCTACGGCCGCTGCCTGGGCTTTCAG TTTACTCCAGCTATCCGGCCCTCCCTCCAGACCATTGCTATTGGACTTGTGGCCTTTGGAGAAAACTACAAGCGTCATCAGTCAGGAATAG GTGTAGCAGCCAGCTCTTTCTTCACCTCAGGGAAATACGCCATTGACCCAGAGTTGAGAGGGGCAGAGTTTGAGCGCATTACCCAAAACCTTGACGTTCATTTTTGGAAGGCCTTCTGGAACATTACTGAGACTGAGGTCCTGTCG AGTCTCGCCAGCATGACATCCACCACAGTTAAGGTGAACCGGGCTCTCTCCGTGCCCCCTGTGCCCTTTGACCTTCCCTtggcagccaatcacagagcgtCTGTAACTATCGCTCCACCATCGGCTCACATCGGCACCGCTCCAGTCCAGATGAGGCTCATCTCTTATGACTTGCGTGAAGGACAG GACAGTGAAACTCTTCTATCTCTCTGCCGCTCTGAGGGAGGAGCCATCTCTCTGTCGCTGGGGCTGAAAGCCAAGCGCCTCCCTTCTTCTCCGTGCTTGCTGCTCCACTTCCATGGAGGAGGCTTTGTGGCGCAGACCTCCAAGTCACATGAG CCTTATCTGAAGAGTTGGTCCCAGGACCTTGGTGTCCCCATCTTGTCAGTGGACTACTCTCTGGCTCCTGAGGCCCCCTTCCCCAGGGCGTTGGAGGAGTGTTTCTATGCTTACTGCTGGGCTCTGAGAAACCACCACCTATTAG GCTGGACTGGAGAGAAAATATGTCTGGCTGGGGACAGTGCGGGAGGCAATCTGTCCTTGACTACATCGATGCGCGCTGCTGCCTTTGGCGTGCGAATGCCAGATGGTATCGTGGCAGCCTACCCAGCTACCCTGCTGACTGCCTACGCATCGCCCTCTCGTCTACTCACACTTATGGATCCCCTGCTTCCACTCAGTGTGCTCTCCAGGTGTCTCAGCGCCTACGCAG GCAATGAGCCGCAGACTGAGAAGCAGGTAGAGAAAGTGAGCACACTGAGCCTGGTGAGGAGAGACACGGCACTGCTGCTGCGAGATTTCCGACAGGGAGCCTCCAACTGGATCCACTCGTTCCTGGATTCCAGCAGAGCCTCGTCTTCTCCCAGCGAAGCTGCAGAGGCGACACCAGGTGCCACtg ATGCAATGAGAAAGAGTGTCTCAGAGGCagccttctcctctcctcatgCCGACCCTCCCGTCGCCGCCGAGGCCCCCGAGTTCGCCACCAGGAAATTATCTGTGAAGAGCCAGACATGCCAGGACCTGGGAGCTCACAACAGCAAATCCACTTTTCAAATTGCACCACTGATCTTGGAGGAGGACACT acagaggatgTGAATTTCTTCCTCTGCAAGGACCCAGACCCCTCTGTGTTGAGTGACCTGTCTTTGGTGGCTATACCGCCACCTGCTGGGGAGGAGGTGTCTGAGTCTGCGGTCTCGAGAGAGTTTCCACGGGGTTTTGAGCCACTGCGTTCAGAGCAGCCGGCCGAGATGAGGATGCAGAGCTCTCCTGTGGTCAAAGATCCTTTCTGCTCGCCTCTTCTGGCCCCTGATAGTTTGCTGAAAGGACTGCCTCCTGTTCACCTAGTG GCTTGTGCGTTGGACCCCATGCTGGACGACTCCGTCATGTTTGCCAAGCGTCTAAGGACCCTGGATCAGCCCGTTACTCTGTGTGTGGTGGACGACCTCCCCCACGGCTTCCTCAGCCTCTCGCAGCTCTCCAGGGAGACGAGGGAGGCCGCCGACGTCTGCGTGGAGCGGATTCGCGCCGTCTTCACCCAGGAGGACACTCCCCCGGAGCCACGCAAGCACCGGAAGCTGGAACGGACCGACGGGGGTCTGTCAGCCTTTTCCGGAGAAGCGGCCTCTCTCTTCATTGGACCCgttgaagaagaggaggacgcTGTCTGTTGCGGGGTCAAAGATATTGACGAAGAGGACTTAGTTACTGTTGCGGCCCAGTGCAACACTGATGCTGGTGAAATTGGAGCTTAA